Within the Candidatus Thermoplasmatota archaeon genome, the region TCTATACAGTATATTTTTTTCGGTGCGATCATGTGATGTTTTAACTTAAACGAAAATCGCTCGATAATAAAAAAAAGGTAGGCAGTTGATAAGTAATCAATGTAGTTTTTAATCGTATGAACATTTTTGACAGCAATGATGTTCTTTAATTTTGTAAAAGTTATCTCCTGAGCAACGTTCGACATCAAATATTTACTCAACTCTTTGAACGTTGTTTTGTTTCTTATTCTATATCGGAGCAGAATATCCCTTTGGATGATATCTTCATAGGTTTTCAGGAGTATTGATTTCCCAAACTTGTGAACCTCTGGGAAACCGCCAAGGGAGATATAGTCTCTGACGAGGTTCTTAATTTCAGATATTTTTTTCGTTGAATACAGTGCTTCTCTCGATGGAGTTTTTCCTTTCAGAGCCAAAAATTCTTGAAACGAAAAAGGATACAGAGTGAAATCACTGTACCTTCCGGTGAGACGGGTAGCAAGCTCTCCAGATAAAAGTTTTGAGTTACTCCCTGTTAATATCACCTTTTTCGTTCGTCTCAACCGA harbors:
- a CDS encoding ATP-binding protein — its product is LVDFKPEKLDLVLQAFYELYGSNIDYVVLDEIQNVERWELFANRLRRTKKVILTGSNSKLLSGELATRLTGRYSDFTLYPFSFQEFLALKGKTPSREALYSTKKISEIKNLVRDYISLGGFPEVHKFGKSILLKTYEDIIQRDILLRYRIRNKTTFKELSKYLMSNVAQEITFTKLKNIIAVKNVHTIKNYIDYLSTAYLFFIIERFSFKLKHHMIAPKKIYCIDTGIINTVSFKVSENFGKLMENVVAVDLLRRKSYWDPESELYYWKDHRQREVDFVIKKGPRVQQAIQVTSASDEGEVADREYTALLSSSKDLHCNNLLVITWDYEAKKTIDGKQIYHIPLWKWLLSS